The Rhodococcus sp. B50 DNA window CGTGCGTAGTCGAGTGCGGTATTCAGCACCTCGCCGGGCGCGACCACCGCGTTGATCAGTCCGAGTTCGTAGCCGCGCTGCGCCGGGATCGTGTCGCCCATCAGGGTCAGTTCGAGCGCTGCCCCGACCGGGATGCGGGTGCCGATGGCGGTGCCGCCACCGGCAGGGAAGAGGCCGCGCTTCACCTCCGGTAGACCGAACTTCGCCTCCGAGGACGCCACGATGATGTCGGCACCGAGGAGAAGTTCGAGCCCGCCGCCGACGGCGCTGCCGTTGGCGGCGCCGATGACGGGAACGGTGAGTTCGCCCTTGGACAGTCGTGCATATCCGGCGGCTTCGTCGGAGTCGGTGCCGATGTCCTCACCTTCTGCGAATGCACGGAGGTCCATGCCGGCGCAGAACGCCCGGTCGCCCGTGCCGGTGAGCACGATCGCCCGGATCTCCGGATCCGCTTCGGCCCGGAGAGCTGCGGCACCTATACCTCGGATCACGGCGCCGTTGAGGGCATTACGCGCCTCGGGCCGGTCGATGCGGAGGACGAGCACCGGTCCGTGCCGTTCCTCCACCAGTCCTTCCACGACAGTTGTCATCGCAGACCCCTTCAGCCCTTGTAGTCCGTCGACTCGGCGAGATCGGCAGCCGACTTCATGAGATTGGTGATGACCGGTCCGTAGGACTGCAGCTTGGGATCGTCGCCGGCCCGCTGGAAGCCCTGTTCGAGGACGATGGCGAGCTTCCACTTGGCGAGGATCAGGTAGTAGTCGATGTCGTCGACCTGGCGGCCGGAGACCTCGGCGTAGTGCGCGAGCATCTGCGCACGACCGGGCATTCCGGTGAGGTCGACGTAGCTGACCGCACTGTCCTCGTTCGCGCTCGTGTCCTCGGGCCAGTTCATGAGCATCCAGCCGAGGTCGAGCTTCGGGTCGCCGACGGTGCCCATCTCCCAGTCGACGAGTGCCGCGAGCTTCGCGGGGGCGCCGTGCTCGAACATCACGTTGGCGAACTGGTAGTCGCCGTGCATCAGACCCGGGATGTAGTCGAGCGGACGGTGGGTCTCGAGCCACTTCGTCGCGACGTCCATGCCCTCGATCTCGCGGGCCTTGATCCGTTCGAAGAAACGGGTCCACCGGCTCACCTGCCGGTCGTGGAAGCCCTCGGGGCGTCCCAGATCCTGCAGGCCCTGCGCCTTCCAATCCACCTTCGACAGCAGGGCGATGCCCTCGGCGAGCTGGTAGGCCAGGCCGGCGCGGGCGTCGAGATCGGTGTCGAAGGGTGCGGGCCAGGTGCCGCGATGGTCCATCGGCGACCATCCGTCGACGTGGCCCATGAGGTAGAAGGAACGGCCGAGGACGGACATGTCCTCGCATGCGGCAACGGCTTTCGTGTGTGGGACGTCGGTTCCGTCCAGTCCCTGGATGATGCGCCATTCGCGCATGATCCCGCTGTCACGGTCGGCCGGCGCACCGGCCGGAGGGATGCGAATGACGCACGTGAAGTCGTCGCGCGTGAGCTTGTAGATCTCGTTCTGTGTACCGCCGGAGAGGTATTTCGCGTCGAGCGGCGCGCCCTTGCCGGGCAGGCCCTGCTCGTCCATCCATTCGGCGAGACGCTCGGTGTCGATCACAGGTTCCCCACTTCGAGTTCGATGTAGTCGGCGTACTTCTTCCGGGCTTCTTCCTGCTTCTTCGGGATCCACTCCGACGGCCACATGTCGTCGACGGGGCTGTAGTCGCGCAGGACCTGCTTGGCGACGGTGGTCTTGTGGACCTCGGTCGGCCCGTCGGCCAGACCCATCACCGCGGCCCCGTGGATCATCTTGAAGAACGGCATCTCGTTGGTGACGCCGAGCGCACCGTGCACCTGCATGGCGCGCCATGCGATGTCGTGGAGCACGGTGGGCATGATGATCTTCGCCGTCGCGATGTCCTTGCGGACCTTCTTGTAGTCGTTGTACTTGTCGATCTTCCACGCGGTGTTGAGCACGAACAGGCGGAACTGTGCGAGCTGCGCGTAGGAGTCGGCGATGTAGCCCTGCACGGCCTGCTTGTCGGCGAGGCGGCTGCCGGCCGTCTCGCGGCTCAGGGCGCGCTCACACATCATGTCCAGCGCCTTCTGGGCGAGGCCGATGGTGCGCATCGCATGGTGGATGCGACCGCCACCGAGTCGCACCTGCGCGGCGGCGAACGCCTGACCCTCCTCGCCGAGGAGCGCGTCGGCGGGCACACGCACGTTGTCGTAGTGGATGAGCGCGTGGGTGCCGTCGTTCATCGGTTCCCCGTAGAGGCCGACGTTGCGCACGATGTTCACGCCCGGGGTGTCGGTGGGGACGAGGAACATCGACGTGCCCTTGTACACGGGGACGTCGGGATCCGTCACGACCATGACGATGAGGAACTCGGCCGTCCGGGCGTTGGAGGAGAAGAACTTCCATCCGTCGATCACCCAGTGGTCGCCGTCCTTGACCGCACGGCAACGGAACTGGGCGGGATCGGCACCACCCTGCGGTTCGGTCATCGAATACGAGGAGAACACCTCGCCGTCGAGCAGGGGCTGCAGGTAGCGCTCCTTCTGCTCGGGAGTGCCGAAGTGGGCGATGATCTCGGCGTTACCGGTATCGGGTGCCTGACAACCGAACACGATCGGTGCCCACGACGAGCGCCCGAGGATCTCGTTGAGCAACGCCAGCTTGAGCTGTCCGTATCCCTGGCCGCCGAGTTCGGGGCCGAGATGGGTGGCCCACAGGCCCTCCGCGCGGACCTTCTCCTTGAGGGGGTCGATGGCCTTGCGGCGGAGTCCGTCGAGAGGGACGAACTGTTCGTGTTCCCATACGAGATCGAGCGGCTCGACCTCCTCGCGCACGAACGCATCGGCCCAGTCCAGCTTCTTCTGGTACTCGGGCTCGGTTTCGAAGTCCCAGGCCATTGCGCCTCCCTTCCATCGGTGAGAATATCTATCTCGATACCAAGAATCTCATTCTTGCACGACCGAAGAGCAATTGGAACACCTACCTCCGGAGGCGCAGAACATGAAGGCCGAAGACCTCTTCCACCTCGGGATCGTCACCGACGACCCGCGCGCCGCCCGCGACGAACTCTCGGCGCTGCTCGGATACGAGTGGGGACCGCAGGTGGGCGGAGCCGTCGACGTGACGCTGCCGGACGGCGACCGGATCGTCGATCTGCAGTGCTCCTATTCGGTCACCGAACCGCGGATCGAGATCGTCTCGGCCGTGCCCGACACACCCCTGTGGGCTGCGACCTCCGGTATCCACCACCTCGGCTACTGGTCGGACGACGTCGAGTCGGACTGCCATCTTCTCGAGAAGGAAGGATTCGCCGTCGAGGCCACCCGCGCGCTGCCGGACGGCGGTATGTTCTTCGCATTCGCCCGCAGCCGACGGGGCGTGCTCGTCGAACTCGTCACCCGCACCGCCGAATCCGGACTGTCACGGTGCTGGGCGGCGTCCTGATGATCCGAGAGGACTGCATGTCATGACCACGGTGGGGATCGCGACCGGAGCCGGTCGCGGAATGGGATACGCGTGTGCTCAGCGCATGGTCGGTACCGTCGACGCGTTGTTGCTCGTCGATCTGGACGCCGACGCCGTCGGTGCCGCCGTCGACGAGTTGGGTGGGGGCCGGACGCGAGTCGAACCGTTCGTCCTCGATGTCACCGACGTCGACGGGCTCGAGCGACTGGCTGCGCGCGTGACGGAACTCGGGACCCTGCGATCGGTCGCGCACGCCGCGGGCATCTCGCCGACCATGGCCGACTGGCGACGTATCTTCGCCGTCGACCTGGTCGGAACCGCGCGGCTCGCCCGGGTGCTGCGTCCACTCGCGACCGCGGGCACCGCGTCGGTCTACTTCGCCTCGATGGCACCGAACATCGGGCGGATGCAGCCGTCGCCGGAAGAGACCGCCGTGCTCGCGGACCCACTCGCCGAGGACTTCCTCGACCGTCTCCGGGAGGTCGTGGGGGAGGCGATCGAACATCCCGGCGTCGCCTATGCATGGGCGAAATACGGTGTGCAGCAGTTCGCGCGCGACGAAGCCGTGCGGCTCGGGGCGGCCGGTGCCCGCGCATGCTCCGTGTCGCCGGGCATCATCGACACTCCGCAGGGCCGGCAGGAGGCGGACCACAACGAGTCGATGGGCGAGATGGTGCGGGCGACGCCGCTCGGCCGCACGGGCCGTGCCGAGGAACTCGCCGCCGTCGTCGCATTCCTGTTGTCCGACGAGGCGAGTTTCGTCAACGGCACCGATGTGCTCGTCGACGGTGGTGTGGTCGCGTCGATCATTTCGGGAGCGGGACGCGCGTCAGTCCGGACGTAGGCCGCGCAGGAACAGATTCACGACCGCCCGGACGTGGGCGTCGACGTCCTCGGCCCCACGCACGATCCCGAACGAGGCCAGACGTGCGGGACCACCGGACGCCATGGCCAGGAACAGTTCCGCGAGCGTGTCGGGATCGTCGGCGACGATGCTTCCCGTCGCCGCGTGGCGGCGGAGCAGGTCTGCGACCTGCTTTCTGCGTGGCCAGTAGCCGGGTCCGAGCGCCTTCCGGGCGATGTCCGGATAGCGCGAGGCGTAGGCGATGGCGACCTGCTGGAGTTTGATCATCGACGGGTCGAGGGCGCGCCGGACGGCGGCCTCCGCGACGGCGGTCAGTGCGTCCCCGAGATCGTCGTAGTCGGGGATCTCGGGTTCGGGGGTGGGCCAGTCGGTGCGCTGCATGGCCCAACCGAGGACGGACCGGAAGACGTCCTCCTTGGCCGGGAAGCGCGCATACAGCGACGGTTTCGTGGTGCCGGCCGCCGCGGCGATGGCGTTCATCGTCGTGCCCTCGTAACCGTTCTCGAGGAACAGTCGGAGCGCGGACTCGCGTACCGCGTCGTCGAGTCGGCTCGCTTCCTCCCTGGTGGGCCGTCCACCACGGCGTCGAGTGTCCTTCTCGCTGCGGGTCGGGGTCATGAGGGAAGTGTGCCAAATCGTTCCGGGTCTGGACACGAAACTTTCCCGGCGGGTATGGTTATGGCACTTCTTTATCTATACCTCCCAGTCAAGTTATCGATGTTCCGTACCCAGAGGGCCGGAGGACTCACATGACAGAAACAACCCTGCAGAAAGACATTGCCGCGACGCTGAACGCGTACTTCCAGGAACGGCGCGACCAGGTCCCCGTGCTCGCC harbors:
- a CDS encoding enoyl-CoA hydratase-related protein gives rise to the protein MTTVVEGLVEERHGPVLVLRIDRPEARNALNGAVIRGIGAAALRAEADPEIRAIVLTGTGDRAFCAGMDLRAFAEGEDIGTDSDEAAGYARLSKGELTVPVIGAANGSAVGGGLELLLGADIIVASSEAKFGLPEVKRGLFPAGGGTAIGTRIPVGAALELTLMGDTIPAQRGYELGLINAVVAPGEVLNTALDYARRVAANAPLGLSAVKELVRLTQADPERAGERLSHWQSVVFTSNDAKEGATAFMEKRAPVWQGQ
- a CDS encoding phosphotransferase family protein, producing MIDTERLAEWMDEQGLPGKGAPLDAKYLSGGTQNEIYKLTRDDFTCVIRIPPAGAPADRDSGIMREWRIIQGLDGTDVPHTKAVAACEDMSVLGRSFYLMGHVDGWSPMDHRGTWPAPFDTDLDARAGLAYQLAEGIALLSKVDWKAQGLQDLGRPEGFHDRQVSRWTRFFERIKAREIEGMDVATKWLETHRPLDYIPGLMHGDYQFANVMFEHGAPAKLAALVDWEMGTVGDPKLDLGWMLMNWPEDTSANEDSAVSYVDLTGMPGRAQMLAHYAEVSGRQVDDIDYYLILAKWKLAIVLEQGFQRAGDDPKLQSYGPVITNLMKSAADLAESTDYKG
- a CDS encoding acyl-CoA dehydrogenase family protein; protein product: MAWDFETEPEYQKKLDWADAFVREEVEPLDLVWEHEQFVPLDGLRRKAIDPLKEKVRAEGLWATHLGPELGGQGYGQLKLALLNEILGRSSWAPIVFGCQAPDTGNAEIIAHFGTPEQKERYLQPLLDGEVFSSYSMTEPQGGADPAQFRCRAVKDGDHWVIDGWKFFSSNARTAEFLIVMVVTDPDVPVYKGTSMFLVPTDTPGVNIVRNVGLYGEPMNDGTHALIHYDNVRVPADALLGEEGQAFAAAQVRLGGGRIHHAMRTIGLAQKALDMMCERALSRETAGSRLADKQAVQGYIADSYAQLAQFRLFVLNTAWKIDKYNDYKKVRKDIATAKIIMPTVLHDIAWRAMQVHGALGVTNEMPFFKMIHGAAVMGLADGPTEVHKTTVAKQVLRDYSPVDDMWPSEWIPKKQEEARKKYADYIELEVGNL
- a CDS encoding VOC family protein, yielding MKAEDLFHLGIVTDDPRAARDELSALLGYEWGPQVGGAVDVTLPDGDRIVDLQCSYSVTEPRIEIVSAVPDTPLWAATSGIHHLGYWSDDVESDCHLLEKEGFAVEATRALPDGGMFFAFARSRRGVLVELVTRTAESGLSRCWAAS
- a CDS encoding SDR family oxidoreductase, with amino-acid sequence MTTVGIATGAGRGMGYACAQRMVGTVDALLLVDLDADAVGAAVDELGGGRTRVEPFVLDVTDVDGLERLAARVTELGTLRSVAHAAGISPTMADWRRIFAVDLVGTARLARVLRPLATAGTASVYFASMAPNIGRMQPSPEETAVLADPLAEDFLDRLREVVGEAIEHPGVAYAWAKYGVQQFARDEAVRLGAAGARACSVSPGIIDTPQGRQEADHNESMGEMVRATPLGRTGRAEELAAVVAFLLSDEASFVNGTDVLVDGGVVASIISGAGRASVRT
- a CDS encoding TetR/AcrR family transcriptional regulator, giving the protein MTPTRSEKDTRRRGGRPTREEASRLDDAVRESALRLFLENGYEGTTMNAIAAAAGTTKPSLYARFPAKEDVFRSVLGWAMQRTDWPTPEPEIPDYDDLGDALTAVAEAAVRRALDPSMIKLQQVAIAYASRYPDIARKALGPGYWPRRKQVADLLRRHAATGSIVADDPDTLAELFLAMASGGPARLASFGIVRGAEDVDAHVRAVVNLFLRGLRPD